The sequence GTTCCTGACGCGAAAGGGCGATAACGTCTACGTGACCGTCCCGATCACGGTCCCCGAGGCCGCTCTTGGCACCAAGAGCGAAGTGCCGACGGTTGAGGGCCGTGCGCATCTAAAAATCCCGGCTGGAACTGAGTCGGGCCAGAAATTCCGCCTGCGCGAACGCGGTTTCCCAAGCCTGAGAAACCCGCAATTACGCGGCGATCAGTTTGTTGAAGTAAAGATCACGTTGCCGAAGGTGCTTTCCGAGGAAACAAAGGAGCTATTGCGACAATTTGAAAAGCTAAATCCTGAGAACCCTCGCAAGACGATGGGACTGGAATAAGTCAGAACACCTGCGGTAGCGGGTGGTTCTGAACGGATGATGAAGAAAAAGCCCCGCACATACACCATCAGCGCCGTCGCGGAAATGTACGAGATACATCCGCAGACGCTGAGACTGTATGAACGCGAAGGCCTGCTAAAACCGTCACGTTCGATTGGCAATACGCGGCTTTACGAGGATGCCGACGTCGAACGTCTCGAAGTGATCCTTTCTCTCACCCGCGATCTGGGCGTCAACCTGGCCGGCGTTGAGATAATCCTCAACATGCGTGAAAAGATGGATCAGATGCAGCGCGAATTTGAGCAGTTCTTTGAATACCTCAAAGCTCACGCCAGCGAATTCTCCCGCCAGACCGAAACATTCTCGGCAAGCTCTGCCCTCATTCCCGTCTCTCGATTGCGAGTAACCCGATTTCGCGGTCACGGCATCGATGACGAATGATCCTAAACATTTGCATTCTCGTTGCTTTCGCGTTCGTTCTGGGATAGGATTTCTAGAAACTAGCCCGTTCTATCTAAGGAGAATTCAATGTTTCGAAGAATATGTTTACGTGCGTATGTCGTGTGCGCCCTACTTGCTGTACTGACCTCGGTTACGGTCGCTCAAGACCTCGATAATGTGTCAATCGCAGGCCGTTTGGCTGATAGCAATGGCCTTGCTGTGGTCGGCGCGTCAGTGACGGCAACACTCGTTGAGACCGGCGAGACCCGCACCGTCACCACCAACGACGACGGTCGTTACAAGATCGTCCAGTTGAAGCCGGGAACATATAAAGTGAAGGCTGAGGCGAGTGGCTTTGGGGTACAGGTTACCGAAGAGATTCGGACGATTGCGGCGCAGAATGTGGTGCAGGACTTCAGCCTGTCGCCGGCGGACGTTCGGGCTGAAACGACCGTGACAGTTACAGGCGACGATGGCCCGGTTGTTGATACCACTCGGACGGTCGTCGGCGGCACGGTGACCGAACGAGAGATCGAGGAACTTCCGAACAATACCCGTAATCCATTTGATCTGGTGCTGACTCTCGGAGGCGTTACCGAGGAACCCCTTTCGACGCGAGATCTATCCGGGGATCGCGGCACGCGCGGCAGCTATGCTCAGGGAACAACGCCCGAGGAGGCCGGGACGTTCGCCCTTTCGGGAGGAGCTGCCTACTCAAACAATATTACGGTTGACGGCCTGGATAACAACGACGATCGCTCGGCCGGCTTTCGCTTCCAGCCGTCGTTAGAGTCTGTGGCCGAAGTGCAAGTCATAACCAACCAGTTTTCGGCGGAATACGGCCGGGCCTCAGGCGGTCGCGTCAATATCCGCACGCGCGGCGGCAGCAATCGCTATCGCGGCCGAGCGTTCTATTTCTTCCGAGACGAAGCGCTGAATGCAAATACATGGAACAACAATCGTCGAGGCATCGCACGCGCGCCACTTCAGAACCACGACCCTGGCTTTACATTCGGCGGGCCGATAATCAAGAACAAGTTGTTTTTCTTTGC is a genomic window of Chloracidobacterium sp. containing:
- a CDS encoding helix-turn-helix transcriptional regulator; this translates as MKKKPRTYTISAVAEMYEIHPQTLRLYEREGLLKPSRSIGNTRLYEDADVERLEVILSLTRDLGVNLAGVEIILNMREKMDQMQREFEQFFEYLKAHASEFSRQTETFSASSALIPVSRLRVTRFRGHGIDDE